Proteins encoded within one genomic window of [Enterobacter] lignolyticus SCF1:
- a CDS encoding DUF3811 domain-containing protein, with the protein MAAPRLTQKEMTEREQRELKTLLDRARIAHGRPLTNAETNSVKKEYIDKLMAQREAAAKKARQLKKQQAYKPDAEASFSWSANTPTRGRR; encoded by the coding sequence ATGGCCGCACCCAGACTGACCCAAAAAGAGATGACGGAACGCGAGCAGCGGGAGCTGAAAACCCTGCTCGACAGGGCCCGTATTGCGCATGGCCGTCCGCTGACTAACGCGGAGACCAACAGCGTGAAAAAGGAGTATATCGATAAGCTGATGGCGCAGCGGGAAGCCGCGGCGAAAAAGGCCCGCCAGTTAAAAAAACAGCAGGCCTATAAGCCCGACGCCGAAGCGTCATTTTCCTGGTCGGCCAATACCCCGACGCGCGGCAGACGCTAA
- the rluF gene encoding 23S rRNA pseudouridine(2604) synthase RluF produces the protein MLPTQSTRLNKYISESGICSRREADRFIEQGNVFINGKRATIGDQVAPGDVVKVNGQLIEPRDAEDLVFIALNKPVGIVSTTEDGERNNIVDFVNHSSRIFPIGRLDKDSQGLIFLTNHGDLVNKILRAGNDHEKEYVVTVNKPVTDEFIRAMGAGVPILGTVTKKCKVKKEAPFAFRITLIQGLNRQIRRMCEHFGYEVTKLERTRIMNVSLAGIPPGEWRDLTDDELIELFKLIENSSSEAKPKAKAKPKTAAGAVKKPAGNGGKNMAKTPAEMANRKRFTSPGRKKKGR, from the coding sequence ATGCTGCCCACTCAATCAACCCGATTAAATAAGTACATCAGCGAGAGCGGTATTTGCTCGCGTCGCGAAGCCGACCGTTTTATCGAACAGGGCAACGTGTTCATCAACGGCAAACGCGCCACCATTGGCGATCAGGTAGCGCCTGGCGACGTGGTCAAAGTGAATGGTCAGCTTATCGAGCCCAGAGATGCCGAAGACCTGGTGTTTATCGCGTTGAATAAGCCGGTTGGCATTGTCAGCACCACCGAAGACGGCGAGAGAAATAACATTGTCGACTTTGTTAACCACAGCAGCCGAATTTTCCCGATTGGCCGCCTCGACAAAGATTCGCAGGGGCTGATTTTTCTCACCAACCACGGCGATCTGGTCAATAAAATCCTGCGTGCCGGCAACGATCACGAGAAAGAGTACGTGGTCACCGTCAACAAGCCGGTCACCGATGAGTTTATTCGCGCCATGGGCGCGGGCGTCCCGATCCTCGGCACCGTCACCAAAAAATGTAAAGTCAAAAAAGAGGCGCCGTTCGCGTTTCGCATTACCCTCATTCAGGGGCTCAACCGGCAGATTCGCCGCATGTGCGAACATTTCGGCTATGAGGTGACGAAGCTTGAGCGTACGCGGATTATGAACGTGAGCCTCGCCGGTATTCCGCCGGGAGAGTGGCGCGACCTGACCGACGATGAGCTGATCGAGCTGTTTAAGCTGATTGAGAATTCGTCATCGGAGGCAAAGCCGAAGGCGAAGGCCAAACCGAAAACCGCCGCGGGCGCGGTGAAAAAACCAGCCGGTAACGGCGGGAAAAATATGGCAAAAACCCCGGCGGAGATGGCGAACCGTAAGCGCTTCACCTCGCCGGGACGTAAAAAGAAAGGGCGCTAG
- the pepE gene encoding dipeptidase PepE — translation MELLLLSNSTLPGKGWMEHALPLIAGQLNGRRSAVFIPFAGVTQTWDDYTAKTAAIFTPMGVHVTGIHTVADPAAAVASADVVIVGGGNTFQLLKECRTRGLLTPIVDAVKRGALYIGWSAGSNLACPTIRTTNDMPIVDPQGFDALGLFPLQINPHFTNALPEGHKGETREQRIRELLVVAPELTVIGLPEGNWITVSKGQAVLGGPNTTYVFRAGEEALPLEEGHRF, via the coding sequence ATGGAACTACTTTTATTGAGTAACTCAACGCTGCCGGGTAAAGGCTGGATGGAACACGCCCTGCCGCTGATTGCCGGGCAGTTGAACGGCCGCCGTTCCGCCGTCTTTATTCCGTTTGCCGGCGTCACGCAAACCTGGGACGACTACACCGCAAAAACGGCGGCGATCTTTACGCCAATGGGCGTCCATGTCACAGGCATTCATACGGTTGCCGATCCGGCGGCCGCCGTTGCCAGTGCCGATGTGGTGATTGTCGGCGGGGGCAACACCTTCCAGCTGTTGAAAGAGTGCCGGACTCGCGGCCTGCTGACGCCGATTGTCGATGCGGTCAAACGCGGCGCGCTGTACATCGGCTGGAGCGCAGGCTCCAACCTCGCCTGCCCGACCATCCGTACCACCAACGACATGCCGATTGTCGATCCGCAGGGCTTTGATGCGCTGGGCCTGTTCCCCCTGCAGATTAACCCGCACTTCACTAACGCCTTGCCGGAAGGCCACAAAGGCGAAACGCGCGAACAGCGTATTCGCGAGCTGTTGGTCGTGGCGCCGGAGCTGACGGTGATTGGTCTGCCGGAAGGTAACTGGATCACGGTCAGCAAAGGCCAGGCCGTGCTCGGAGGGCCGAACACGACTTACGTGTTCAGAGCCGGTGAAGAGGCGCTTCCCCTTGAGGAAGGTCACCGCTTTTAA
- a CDS encoding Na/Pi cotransporter family protein translates to MLTLLHLLSAVALLVWGTHIVRTGVMRVFGARLRTVLSSSVEKKPLAFCAGIGVTALVQSSNATTMLVTSFVAQDLVALTPALVIVLGADVGTALMARVLTFDLSWLSPLLIFIGVIFFLGRKQTRAGQLGRVGIGLGLILLALELIVQAVHPITQANGVQVIFASLTGDIMLDALIGAMFAVITYSSLAAVLLTATLTATGVISFPVALCLVIGANLGSGLLAMLNNSAANAAARRVALGSLLFKLVGSLIVLPFVHILADTLSKLPVEKSELVIYFHVFYNLLRCLAMVPFAEPMARFCKRMIRDEPELDARLKPKHLDVTALDTPTLALANAARETLRIGDAMEMMMEGLRKIIHGESREEKELRKIADDINVLYTAIKLYLARMPKDELAEEESRRWAEIIEMSLNLEQASDIVERMGSEIADKSLAARRAFSVDGMKELDALYDQLLSNLQLAMSVFFSGDVTSARRLRRNKHRFRIMNRRYSHAHVDRLHQQNVQSIETSSLHLGLLGDMKRLNSLFCAVAYSVMEQPDEDDDRDDY, encoded by the coding sequence GTGTTGACTCTGTTACACCTGCTTTCAGCTGTCGCCCTGCTGGTGTGGGGGACCCACATTGTGCGTACCGGCGTGATGCGCGTCTTTGGCGCCCGCCTGCGCACGGTCCTGAGTAGTAGCGTTGAGAAAAAACCGCTGGCCTTCTGCGCCGGGATCGGCGTTACGGCGCTGGTGCAAAGCAGCAATGCCACCACCATGCTGGTGACCTCGTTTGTGGCGCAGGATCTGGTCGCGCTCACCCCTGCGCTGGTGATTGTGCTGGGAGCCGACGTGGGGACCGCGCTGATGGCGCGCGTGCTCACCTTCGATTTGTCTTGGCTTTCGCCGCTGCTGATTTTTATCGGCGTGATTTTCTTCCTTGGCCGCAAGCAAACCCGCGCGGGGCAGCTGGGGCGCGTGGGTATCGGCCTGGGTCTGATTCTGCTGGCGCTCGAGCTTATCGTTCAGGCCGTGCATCCCATCACGCAGGCCAACGGCGTACAGGTCATTTTCGCCTCGCTGACCGGCGATATCATGCTGGATGCGCTGATCGGCGCGATGTTCGCCGTTATCACCTATTCAAGCCTCGCCGCGGTACTGCTGACGGCGACCTTGACCGCGACGGGGGTTATCTCGTTTCCGGTGGCGCTGTGTCTGGTGATTGGCGCCAACCTCGGCTCCGGGCTGCTGGCGATGCTCAACAACAGCGCCGCCAACGCCGCCGCCCGGCGCGTAGCGCTCGGCAGCCTGCTGTTTAAGCTGGTGGGCAGCCTGATTGTGCTGCCGTTTGTGCATATCCTGGCGGATACCTTAAGCAAGCTGCCGGTGGAGAAATCCGAACTGGTTATCTATTTTCACGTGTTCTACAACCTGTTGCGCTGCCTGGCGATGGTACCGTTCGCCGAGCCGATGGCGCGCTTTTGCAAGCGGATGATTCGCGATGAGCCCGAGCTTGATGCGCGGCTTAAGCCTAAGCATCTCGACGTCACCGCGCTGGATACGCCGACGCTGGCGCTGGCCAACGCCGCGCGGGAAACGCTGCGGATTGGGGATGCGATGGAAATGATGATGGAGGGGCTGCGCAAAATCATCCACGGCGAATCGCGCGAAGAAAAAGAGCTGCGTAAAATCGCCGACGACATCAACGTGCTGTATACCGCGATCAAGCTCTACCTGGCGAGGATGCCTAAAGATGAGCTGGCGGAAGAGGAGTCCCGCCGCTGGGCGGAGATTATCGAAATGTCGCTGAACCTGGAGCAGGCCTCCGATATCGTTGAGCGTATGGGCAGCGAGATTGCCGATAAGTCCCTGGCCGCGCGCCGCGCGTTCTCGGTGGACGGCATGAAGGAGCTGGATGCGCTGTACGATCAGCTGCTCAGCAACCTGCAGCTGGCCATGTCGGTGTTCTTCTCCGGCGACGTGACCAGCGCCCGCCGGTTGCGCCGCAATAAGCACCGTTTTCGCATCATGAACCGTCGCTACTCCCACGCCCACGTTGACCGGCTGCACCAGCAGAACGTGCAGAGCATTGAAACCAGCTCGCTGCACCTCGGGCTGCTGGGCGACATGAAGCGTCTTAATTCCCTGTTCTGCGCGGTCGCCTACAGCGTAATGGAGCAGCCGGACGAAGACGACGACAGGGATGATTATTGA